The sequence GATTTCTTTTTCGTCTTCCGGTTCCAAATCAGGTTCATGTCTATTATCTTTGCCTGTTCTTTTAAAAATAATTTCCTGCGCCTCTCTCATTTTAATTCTGGGAATCTTACTTGAAAGTTTCGGCAGGGTCGCGGAAAACAATTTAAGTTCCTCTTTATTTTCTTCTTCCACTTTTTGGAAAATAGCCCTCATTAACAGTTCTACCATATCCATGATGTCTTCAAAAGATTCGATGAATCCCATTTCCGCGTCCAGCCCGAGATATTCGGTCATGTGACGGGTGGTTATTGACGGTTCGGCTCTGTAGGCATGAGCCAAAGTAAAAACTCTTTCAAAAATTCCCACCATGATTTGTTTATAAAGCTGCGGAGATTGAGCTAAGTACGCCTCGTGTTCAAAATATTTTATTTTAAAAACTTGGGCGCCGCCCTCGGTGGCCGACGGAACGATCGTGGGAACCTGAATTTCCGTAAATCCCTGTTTTCTTAAAAATTCCCTAAAGCCTTCGATAATTGTTTCCTGAACTTTAAAAATGGCCCTGTTTTTTGGATGACGCAAACTTAAAGAACGAAAATCTAAAAGAGTCGGCAGACTGACCTTTAATTCTTCCTGTCCCATATCAAACGGCAATTCTTCAGCCTTGGTTAAAATTTTTACTTCTTTGACTTCAACTTCAACTTTGCCGGTTTGGATTTTTGCGTTAACCATATTCGTTGGTCTTTCCTT comes from Patescibacteria group bacterium and encodes:
- the aspS gene encoding aspartate--tRNA(Asn) ligase, with the protein product MERTKISETPKLIGQKVKLYGWVNTHRDHGKIIFIDLRDRSGLVQVVGGSELKELRPEDVVEVIGLVKERPTNMVNAKIQTGKVEVEVKEVKILTKAEELPFDMGQEELKVSLPTLLDFRSLSLRHPKNRAIFKVQETIIEGFREFLRKQGFTEIQVPTIVPSATEGGAQVFKIKYFEHEAYLAQSPQLYKQIMVGIFERVFTLAHAYRAEPSITTRHMTEYLGLDAEMGFIESFEDIMDMVELLMRAIFQKVEEENKEELKLFSATLPKLSSKIPRIKMREAQEIIFKRTGKDNRHEPDLEPEDEKEICRFALEEHGSDLIFITHYPTKKRPFYTFPDEEDPEFTNSFDLLGRGLEWVTGGRRINDYQMLLDHVRKWGNKPEDFDLYLQAFKYGIPPEGGFCLGAERITMQILGLENVRLASLFPRDMERIDRRLNEKKK